A window of Ictidomys tridecemlineatus isolate mIctTri1 chromosome 15, mIctTri1.hap1, whole genome shotgun sequence contains these coding sequences:
- the Tmem160 gene encoding transmembrane protein 160, producing the protein MGGGWWWARVARLARVRFRGALLPPQRPRSGGARGSFAPGHGPRAGASPPPVSELDRADAWLLRKAHETAFLSWFRNGLLASGIGVISFMQSDMGREAAYGFFLLGGLCVVWGGASYAVGLASLRGPMQLSLGGAAAGVGAVLAASLLWACAVGLYMGQLELDVELVPEDDGAASAEGPDEAGRPPPE; encoded by the exons ATGGGAGGCGGCTGGTGGTGGGCTCGGGTCGCCCGCCTGGCCCGAGTCCGCTTCCGGGGGGCGCTGCTACCGCCTCAGCGGCCCCGGAGTGGGGGCGCCCGGGGGTCCTTCGCCCCCGGCCACGGTCCCCGCGCCGGAGCTTCTCCGCCCCCAGTGTCCGAATTGGACCGCGCGGACGCCTGGCTCCTCCGAAAGGCTCACGAGACAG CCTTCCTCTCCTGGTTCCGCAATGGCCTCCTGGCATCTGGCATCGGGGTCATCTCCTTCATGCAGAGTGACATGGGTCGGGAAGCAGCCTATG GCTTCTTCCTGCTGGGCGGCCTGTGTGTAGTGTGGGGCGGCGCCTCCTATGCCGTGGGCCTAGCGTCGCTGCGGGGACCCATGCAGCTCTCTCTGGGGGGCGCGGCAGCGGGCGTTGGGGCCGTGCTGGCTGCTAGTCTGCTCTGGGCTTGTGCCGTGGGCCTCTACATGGGCCAGCTAGAGCTTGATGTGGAACTGGTACCCGAGGACGATGGGGCGGCCAGCGCCGAAGGCCCAGATGAAGCAGGCCGGCCACCGCCCGAGTAA
- the Npas1 gene encoding neuronal PAS domain-containing protein 1 isoform X2, whose product MAAPYPGSGGGSEVKCGGGRGASVPWDFLPGLMVKAPPGPCLQAQRKEKSRNAARSRRGKENLEFFELAKLLPLPGAISSQLDKASIVRLSVTYLRLRRFAALGAPPWGLRAVGPPAGLASGRRGPAALVSEVFEQHLGGHILQSLDGFVFALNQEGKFLYISETVSIYLGLSQVELTGSSVFDYIHPGDHSEVLEQLGLRTPTPGPPTPPSVSSSSSSSSSSLADAPEIETSPAEGPASSRVQERSFFIRMKSTLTKRGLHVKASGYKVIHVTGRLRARALGLVALGHTLPPAPLAELPLHGHMIVFRLSLGLTILACESRVSDHMDLGPSELVGRSCYQFVHGQDATRIRQSHLDLLDKGQVMTGYYRWLQRAGGFVWLQSVATVAGSGKSPGEHHVLWVSHVLSQAECGQTPLDAFQLPASVPCEDTSSPGPEHTEREPPVERKQVVPADKDEAPQTHGKRIKVEPAPRERQGREDSGDEEPSKRPAPPRREFTSVIRAGALKQDPVRPWGLAPPGDPPPALLHAGFLPPVVRSLCTPGAIRYGPAELGLVYPHLPRLGPGPALPEAFYPSLGLPYPGPPGTRVSRKGD is encoded by the exons ATGGCGGCCCCCTATCCCGGCAGTGGCGGCGGAAGCGAGGTCAAGTGCGGGGGAGGCCGTGGCGCCAGCGTCCCGTGGGACTTTCTGCCTGGGCTGATGGTCAAGGCCCCGCCTGGACCCTG CCTGCAGGCGCAGCGCAAGGAGAAGTCCCGTAATGCGGCGCGCTCGCGGCGCGGGAAGGAAAACCTAGAGTTCTTCGAGCTGGCCAAGCTACTCCCGCTGCCCGGCGCCATCTCCAGCCAGCTGGACAAGGCCTCCATCGTGCGTCTCAGCGTCACCTACCTCCGCCTGCGACGCTTCGCAGCGCTGGGGGCGCCGCCCTGGGGCCTGCGGGCGGTGGGACCACCGGCCGGCCTCG CCTCAGGCCGCCGGGGCCCCGCGGCGCTGGTCTCCGAGGTCTTCGAGCAGCACCTGGGAGGACACATCTTGCAG TCCCTAGACGGCTTTGTGTTCGCCTTGAACCAGGAAGGAAAATTCCTCTACATCTCAGAAACAGTTTCCATCTACCTGGGCCTCTCACAG GTGGAGCTGACTGGCAGCAGCGTCTTCGACTACATCCACCCCGGGGACCACTCGGAGGTTCTGGAACAACTGGGGCTGCGGACCCCGACCCCCGggccccccaccccgccctccgtctcgtcctcttcctcctcttcctcctcctcgcTGGCGGATGCCCCAGAGATCG AGACCAGCCCTGCCGAGGGGCCCGCCTCCTCCCGGGTGCAGGAGCGCTCCTTCTTCATCCGCATGAAATCCACCCTCACCAAGCGGGGGCTGCACGTCAAGGCCTCGGGGTACAAG GTCATCCACGTGACAGGGCGCCTGCGGGCCCGCGCGTTGGGCCTGGTGGCTCTGGGTCACACCTTGCCCCCAGCCCCACTGGCTGAGCTGCCTCTGCATGGACACATGATCGTCTTCCGCCTCAGCCTGGGTCTCACCATCCTTGCTTGTGAGAGCAG AGTCAGCGACCATATGGACCTGGGGCCCTCAGAGCTTGTGGGCCGCAGCTGCTACCAGTTCGTCCATGGACAGGATGCAACCAGGATCCGCCAAAGCCACCTGGACC TGCTGGACAAGGGCCAGGTGATGACCGGTTACTACCGTTGGCTGCAGCGTGCTGGGGGCTTCGTGTGGCTGCAGTCTGTGGCCACCGTGGCTGGCAGCGGGAAGAGCCCTGGGGAGCATCATGTGCTCTGGGTCAGCCATGTGCTCAG CCAAGCGGAGTGTGGCCAAACACCTCTGGATGCCTTCCAGCTTCCAGCCAGTGTGCCCTGTGAGGACACATCCAGCCCAGGGCCAGAGCACACAG AGCGGGAGCCCCCGGTGGAGAGGAAGCAGGTCGTCCCCGCCGACAAGGACGAGGCCCCGCAGACGCACGGCAAACGCATCAAGGTGGAACCGGCTCCCAGGGAAAGGCAAGGCCGCGAGGACAGTGGGGACGAGGAGCCCTCCAAACGGCCCGCCCCGCCGCGACGGGAGTTCACGTCTGTCATCCGGGCCGGGGCGCTGAAGCAGGATCCGGTGCGGCCGTGGGGCCTGGCGCCGCCCGGGGACCCCCCACCCGCCCTGCTCCACGCAGGCTTCCTGCCGCCCGTGGTGCGGAGCCTGTGCACGCCCGGCGCCATCCGCTACGGCCCCGCCGAGCTGGGCCTCGTGTACCCGCACCTGCCGCGGCTGGGTCCCGGCCCCGCGCTCCCCGAGGCCTTCTATCCCAGCCTGGGCCTGCCCTACCCCGGGCCTCCGGGCACCAGGGTGTCGCGGAAGGGGGACTGA
- the Npas1 gene encoding neuronal PAS domain-containing protein 1 isoform X1, with protein sequence MAAPYPGSGGGSEVKCGGGRGASVPWDFLPGLMVKAPPGPCLQAQRKEKSRNAARSRRGKENLEFFELAKLLPLPGAISSQLDKASIVRLSVTYLRLRRFAALGAPPWGLRAVGPPAGLASGRRGPAALVSEVFEQHLGGHILQSLDGFVFALNQEGKFLYISETVSIYLGLSQVELTGSSVFDYIHPGDHSEVLEQLGLRTPTPGPPTPPSVSSSSSSSSSSLADAPEIETSPAEGPASSRVQERSFFIRMKSTLTKRGLHVKASGYKQVIHVTGRLRARALGLVALGHTLPPAPLAELPLHGHMIVFRLSLGLTILACESRVSDHMDLGPSELVGRSCYQFVHGQDATRIRQSHLDLLDKGQVMTGYYRWLQRAGGFVWLQSVATVAGSGKSPGEHHVLWVSHVLSQAECGQTPLDAFQLPASVPCEDTSSPGPEHTEREPPVERKQVVPADKDEAPQTHGKRIKVEPAPRERQGREDSGDEEPSKRPAPPRREFTSVIRAGALKQDPVRPWGLAPPGDPPPALLHAGFLPPVVRSLCTPGAIRYGPAELGLVYPHLPRLGPGPALPEAFYPSLGLPYPGPPGTRVSRKGD encoded by the exons ATGGCGGCCCCCTATCCCGGCAGTGGCGGCGGAAGCGAGGTCAAGTGCGGGGGAGGCCGTGGCGCCAGCGTCCCGTGGGACTTTCTGCCTGGGCTGATGGTCAAGGCCCCGCCTGGACCCTG CCTGCAGGCGCAGCGCAAGGAGAAGTCCCGTAATGCGGCGCGCTCGCGGCGCGGGAAGGAAAACCTAGAGTTCTTCGAGCTGGCCAAGCTACTCCCGCTGCCCGGCGCCATCTCCAGCCAGCTGGACAAGGCCTCCATCGTGCGTCTCAGCGTCACCTACCTCCGCCTGCGACGCTTCGCAGCGCTGGGGGCGCCGCCCTGGGGCCTGCGGGCGGTGGGACCACCGGCCGGCCTCG CCTCAGGCCGCCGGGGCCCCGCGGCGCTGGTCTCCGAGGTCTTCGAGCAGCACCTGGGAGGACACATCTTGCAG TCCCTAGACGGCTTTGTGTTCGCCTTGAACCAGGAAGGAAAATTCCTCTACATCTCAGAAACAGTTTCCATCTACCTGGGCCTCTCACAG GTGGAGCTGACTGGCAGCAGCGTCTTCGACTACATCCACCCCGGGGACCACTCGGAGGTTCTGGAACAACTGGGGCTGCGGACCCCGACCCCCGggccccccaccccgccctccgtctcgtcctcttcctcctcttcctcctcctcgcTGGCGGATGCCCCAGAGATCG AGACCAGCCCTGCCGAGGGGCCCGCCTCCTCCCGGGTGCAGGAGCGCTCCTTCTTCATCCGCATGAAATCCACCCTCACCAAGCGGGGGCTGCACGTCAAGGCCTCGGGGTACAAG CAGGTCATCCACGTGACAGGGCGCCTGCGGGCCCGCGCGTTGGGCCTGGTGGCTCTGGGTCACACCTTGCCCCCAGCCCCACTGGCTGAGCTGCCTCTGCATGGACACATGATCGTCTTCCGCCTCAGCCTGGGTCTCACCATCCTTGCTTGTGAGAGCAG AGTCAGCGACCATATGGACCTGGGGCCCTCAGAGCTTGTGGGCCGCAGCTGCTACCAGTTCGTCCATGGACAGGATGCAACCAGGATCCGCCAAAGCCACCTGGACC TGCTGGACAAGGGCCAGGTGATGACCGGTTACTACCGTTGGCTGCAGCGTGCTGGGGGCTTCGTGTGGCTGCAGTCTGTGGCCACCGTGGCTGGCAGCGGGAAGAGCCCTGGGGAGCATCATGTGCTCTGGGTCAGCCATGTGCTCAG CCAAGCGGAGTGTGGCCAAACACCTCTGGATGCCTTCCAGCTTCCAGCCAGTGTGCCCTGTGAGGACACATCCAGCCCAGGGCCAGAGCACACAG AGCGGGAGCCCCCGGTGGAGAGGAAGCAGGTCGTCCCCGCCGACAAGGACGAGGCCCCGCAGACGCACGGCAAACGCATCAAGGTGGAACCGGCTCCCAGGGAAAGGCAAGGCCGCGAGGACAGTGGGGACGAGGAGCCCTCCAAACGGCCCGCCCCGCCGCGACGGGAGTTCACGTCTGTCATCCGGGCCGGGGCGCTGAAGCAGGATCCGGTGCGGCCGTGGGGCCTGGCGCCGCCCGGGGACCCCCCACCCGCCCTGCTCCACGCAGGCTTCCTGCCGCCCGTGGTGCGGAGCCTGTGCACGCCCGGCGCCATCCGCTACGGCCCCGCCGAGCTGGGCCTCGTGTACCCGCACCTGCCGCGGCTGGGTCCCGGCCCCGCGCTCCCCGAGGCCTTCTATCCCAGCCTGGGCCTGCCCTACCCCGGGCCTCCGGGCACCAGGGTGTCGCGGAAGGGGGACTGA
- the Npas1 gene encoding neuronal PAS domain-containing protein 1 isoform X3 codes for MAAPYPGSGGGSEVKCGGGRGASVPWDFLPGLMVKAPPGPCLQAQRKEKSRNAARSRRGKENLEFFELAKLLPLPGAISSQLDKASIVRLSVTYLRLRRFAALGAPPWGLRAVGPPAGLASGRRGPAALVSEVFEQHLGGHILQSLDGFVFALNQEGKFLYISETVSIYLGLSQVELTGSSVFDYIHPGDHSEVLEQLGLRTPTPGPPTPPSVSSSSSSSSSSLADAPEIETSPAEGPASSRVQERSFFIRMKSTLTKRGLHVKASGYKVIHVTGRLRARALGLVALGHTLPPAPLAELPLHGHMIVFRLSLGLTILACESRVSDHMDLGPSELVGRSCYQFVHGQDATRIRQSHLDPCWGLRVAAVCGHRGWQREEPWGASCALGQPCAQPSGVWPNTSGCLPASSQCAL; via the exons ATGGCGGCCCCCTATCCCGGCAGTGGCGGCGGAAGCGAGGTCAAGTGCGGGGGAGGCCGTGGCGCCAGCGTCCCGTGGGACTTTCTGCCTGGGCTGATGGTCAAGGCCCCGCCTGGACCCTG CCTGCAGGCGCAGCGCAAGGAGAAGTCCCGTAATGCGGCGCGCTCGCGGCGCGGGAAGGAAAACCTAGAGTTCTTCGAGCTGGCCAAGCTACTCCCGCTGCCCGGCGCCATCTCCAGCCAGCTGGACAAGGCCTCCATCGTGCGTCTCAGCGTCACCTACCTCCGCCTGCGACGCTTCGCAGCGCTGGGGGCGCCGCCCTGGGGCCTGCGGGCGGTGGGACCACCGGCCGGCCTCG CCTCAGGCCGCCGGGGCCCCGCGGCGCTGGTCTCCGAGGTCTTCGAGCAGCACCTGGGAGGACACATCTTGCAG TCCCTAGACGGCTTTGTGTTCGCCTTGAACCAGGAAGGAAAATTCCTCTACATCTCAGAAACAGTTTCCATCTACCTGGGCCTCTCACAG GTGGAGCTGACTGGCAGCAGCGTCTTCGACTACATCCACCCCGGGGACCACTCGGAGGTTCTGGAACAACTGGGGCTGCGGACCCCGACCCCCGggccccccaccccgccctccgtctcgtcctcttcctcctcttcctcctcctcgcTGGCGGATGCCCCAGAGATCG AGACCAGCCCTGCCGAGGGGCCCGCCTCCTCCCGGGTGCAGGAGCGCTCCTTCTTCATCCGCATGAAATCCACCCTCACCAAGCGGGGGCTGCACGTCAAGGCCTCGGGGTACAAG GTCATCCACGTGACAGGGCGCCTGCGGGCCCGCGCGTTGGGCCTGGTGGCTCTGGGTCACACCTTGCCCCCAGCCCCACTGGCTGAGCTGCCTCTGCATGGACACATGATCGTCTTCCGCCTCAGCCTGGGTCTCACCATCCTTGCTTGTGAGAGCAG AGTCAGCGACCATATGGACCTGGGGCCCTCAGAGCTTGTGGGCCGCAGCTGCTACCAGTTCGTCCATGGACAGGATGCAACCAGGATCCGCCAAAGCCACCTGGACC CGTGCTGGGGGCTTCGTGTGGCTGCAGTCTGTGGCCACCGTGGCTGGCAGCGGGAAGAGCCCTGGGGAGCATCATGTGCTCTGGGTCAGCCATGTGCTCAG CCAAGCGGAGTGTGGCCAAACACCTCTGGATGCCTTCCAGCTTCCAGCCAGTGTGCCCTGTGA